A genomic window from Streptomyces sp. 846.5 includes:
- a CDS encoding DUF5063 domain-containing protein produces MSDTTTAAMAAQRPEEPDDFAVQIADSIDSFVLSVHEIAKGDEPGSAISLLLLEVSQLLLAGGRLGAIEDVLPEDRYEPDTGPDADEDELRQKLAALLAPIDVYHEVFDPYGPADKPVPCRISDDVAGVVTDLQHGLVHYRAGRVSEALWWWQFSYLANWGSNTTAVLRALQSLVAHVRLDSPIGAPVDGADTDDDGLTDEQLEQQAGELMAAELGIKDLS; encoded by the coding sequence ATGTCTGACACCACCACCGCCGCCATGGCGGCGCAGCGACCCGAGGAACCCGACGACTTCGCGGTGCAGATCGCGGACTCGATCGACAGCTTCGTGCTGTCCGTCCACGAGATCGCCAAGGGCGACGAGCCGGGCAGCGCCATCTCCCTGCTGCTGCTGGAGGTCTCGCAGCTGCTGCTGGCCGGCGGCCGCCTCGGCGCGATCGAGGACGTGCTGCCCGAGGACCGCTACGAGCCCGACACCGGCCCGGACGCCGACGAGGACGAGCTGCGCCAGAAGCTGGCCGCGCTGCTCGCGCCGATCGACGTCTACCACGAGGTCTTCGACCCCTACGGCCCCGCGGACAAGCCCGTTCCGTGCCGGATCTCCGACGACGTCGCCGGCGTGGTCACCGACCTCCAGCACGGACTGGTGCACTACCGGGCCGGCCGGGTCTCCGAGGCGCTGTGGTGGTGGCAGTTCTCCTACCTGGCCAACTGGGGCTCCAACACCACCGCCGTGCTGCGCGCGCTGCAGTCCCTGGTCGCCCATGTCCGGCTGGACAGCCCGATCGGCGCTCCGGTCGACGGCGCGGACACCGACGACGACGGTCTGACGGACGAGCAGCTGGAGCAGCAGGCGGGCGAGCTGATGGCCGCCGAGCTGGGGATCAAGGATCTCTCGTAG
- a CDS encoding nucleotidyltransferase domain-containing protein — MAGEGLDDDGYIAREGSLKRVQTEFAPVVDFARTLIGRAFDRERQLHSAYLYGSIPRGNAVPGVSDLDLLVALHREPTPDDRAAADGLEAAIDEAFSQVNGVGVLLFSTRTLLSDLERHDLGWFVACLCTPLLGDDLADELPRYRPTTLLARETNGDLGLALPRWRERRDAGRLDDDLLRALSRGVARRIVRSGFTLVMPRWGGWTSDLTRSAEVFGRYYPERAAQMRLAAATARTPTADPAVLAMLIDGLGPWLADEYIAVHGEKTPRT, encoded by the coding sequence ATGGCTGGTGAAGGGCTGGACGACGACGGATACATCGCCCGAGAGGGCTCGCTCAAGCGTGTACAGACGGAGTTCGCGCCGGTGGTGGACTTCGCGCGCACGCTGATCGGCCGGGCATTCGACCGGGAGCGGCAGCTCCACAGCGCCTACCTCTACGGCAGCATTCCGCGTGGCAACGCGGTCCCCGGGGTGTCCGACCTCGATCTGCTGGTGGCCCTGCATCGCGAGCCGACCCCGGACGACCGGGCTGCGGCGGACGGGCTCGAAGCTGCCATCGACGAGGCGTTCTCGCAGGTCAACGGGGTCGGTGTGCTGCTCTTCAGTACCCGTACGCTGCTGAGCGATCTCGAACGCCATGACCTCGGCTGGTTCGTCGCCTGCCTGTGCACACCCCTGCTCGGGGACGATCTCGCCGACGAACTGCCCCGCTACCGCCCCACCACCCTGCTGGCCCGCGAGACCAACGGGGATCTGGGTCTGGCCCTCCCCCGCTGGCGCGAACGACGGGACGCGGGCCGCCTGGACGACGACCTCCTGCGGGCGCTCAGCCGCGGCGTGGCCCGTCGCATCGTTCGGAGCGGGTTCACCCTGGTGATGCCTCGCTGGGGCGGGTGGACGAGTGACCTCACCCGATCCGCCGAGGTCTTCGGCCGCTACTACCCCGAGCGTGCCGCACAGATGCGCCTGGCGGCCGCCACCGCCCGCACCCCGACCGCGGATCCGGCCGTGCTCGCCATGCTGATCGACGGCCTGGGGCCCTGGCTGGCCGACGAGTACATCGCGGTCCATGGGGAGAAGACACCTCGGACCTGA
- a CDS encoding TIGR03086 family metal-binding protein — MSEDIELLEKALAHTTGLLSNVTPEQYGNSTPCDDFDVRALANHLVAGNPYYVTLAQGGGPDFSLFAQDQIGDEQPGDVYARGAKDVLTAWGADGALQRQMPLPGGGMGPRIVDLQMLEAVLHGWDLATTTGQDRTGDPKTVQAAMQGW; from the coding sequence GTGTCCGAGGACATCGAACTGCTGGAGAAGGCCCTCGCCCACACCACGGGGCTGTTGAGCAATGTCACTCCCGAGCAGTACGGGAATTCCACACCGTGCGACGACTTCGACGTGCGGGCCCTGGCCAACCACCTCGTGGCCGGCAACCCGTACTACGTCACCCTGGCCCAGGGCGGCGGCCCGGACTTCTCCCTCTTCGCCCAGGACCAGATCGGCGACGAGCAGCCCGGCGACGTCTACGCCCGCGGCGCCAAGGACGTGCTGACCGCCTGGGGCGCTGATGGCGCTCTCCAGCGGCAGATGCCCCTGCCCGGTGGGGGCATGGGCCCGCGCATCGTCGACCTGCAGATGCTGGAAGCCGTCCTGCACGGCTGGGACCTGGCCACCACTACCGGCCAGGACCGCACCGGCGACCCCAAGACCGTCCAGGCCGCCATGCAGGGCTGGTAA
- a CDS encoding MFS transporter, which translates to MTDIRWTHDSQRSDPMTGGGHLTPLPPGPIPRGWDLLTQERPRPGRLRDRPWAWRLAVATVCFGAFMGQLDASIVTLTYQPLGAEFHAGPAAVEWVSLAYLLALVALLVPVGRFSDAHGRKLMYLYGFAVFTAASAACGLAPGLAALVAFRVVQALGAALMQANSVALVTTSAPLGRMRSALGMQAAGQAIGLALGPTVGGALVATVGWRWVFLVNVPVGVFALLAGHFLLPRTRQRCGGSGVDGYSVLLLAAASTAALLALSVGSGLGLPLWTAAVLLAAAVAAGRAFVRRQSGRADPLLDLSLLRPGGIAPGLFSGLCGYLILFGPLVLVPVELGRRGESALSAGLVLTALPLGFALAATLAERLLPSGWDDGVRSRIGMAGCVAALALMAVLPATAPVLPLPLGLLGLSLGVFTPANNTLVMRAIPPSSAGTGGGMVNMGRGVGTALGVAAVTLTLHLVPGPDGTRAAVLVLLGFALAALAPCVRLRVRPRRDRGPGPGPSRLPAARSGPT; encoded by the coding sequence GTGACCGATATAAGATGGACCCATGACTCCCAGCGGAGCGACCCCATGACCGGCGGCGGCCACCTCACCCCGCTGCCGCCGGGGCCGATCCCCCGCGGCTGGGACCTGCTGACGCAGGAGCGTCCCCGCCCCGGCCGGCTCAGGGACCGCCCCTGGGCCTGGCGGCTGGCCGTGGCGACGGTGTGCTTCGGGGCCTTCATGGGTCAGCTCGACGCCAGCATCGTCACGCTCACCTACCAGCCGCTGGGCGCCGAGTTCCACGCCGGGCCGGCCGCCGTCGAGTGGGTCTCGCTGGCCTACCTGCTGGCGCTGGTCGCCCTGCTCGTCCCGGTCGGGCGGTTCTCCGACGCGCACGGCCGCAAGCTGATGTACCTGTACGGCTTCGCGGTGTTCACCGCCGCCTCCGCGGCCTGCGGGCTGGCGCCCGGCCTCGCCGCGCTGGTCGCGTTCCGGGTGGTCCAGGCCCTCGGCGCCGCGCTGATGCAGGCCAACAGCGTGGCCCTGGTCACCACCAGCGCCCCGCTCGGACGGATGCGCTCGGCGCTCGGCATGCAGGCCGCGGGGCAGGCCATCGGCCTGGCCCTCGGGCCCACCGTCGGCGGCGCGCTGGTCGCCACCGTCGGCTGGCGCTGGGTGTTCCTCGTCAACGTCCCGGTCGGGGTGTTCGCCCTGCTCGCCGGGCACTTCCTGCTGCCGCGCACCCGCCAGCGCTGCGGCGGCTCCGGCGTGGACGGGTACAGCGTGCTGCTGCTCGCCGCCGCCAGCACCGCCGCGCTGCTCGCGCTGTCCGTCGGCTCCGGGCTGGGGCTGCCGCTGTGGACCGCTGCGGTGCTGCTCGCGGCGGCGGTCGCGGCGGGCCGGGCCTTCGTGCGGCGGCAGTCCGGCCGGGCGGACCCGCTGCTGGACCTGAGCCTGCTGCGTCCCGGCGGGATCGCCCCCGGCCTGTTCAGCGGGCTCTGCGGCTACCTGATCCTGTTCGGCCCACTGGTGCTGGTGCCGGTGGAGCTCGGCCGCAGGGGTGAATCCGCCCTGTCCGCCGGGCTGGTGCTGACGGCCCTGCCGCTGGGCTTCGCGCTCGCCGCCACGCTGGCCGAACGGCTGCTGCCGTCGGGCTGGGACGACGGGGTGCGGTCCAGGATCGGCATGGCCGGCTGCGTGGCCGCGCTGGCGCTGATGGCCGTGCTCCCGGCCACCGCCCCGGTCCTCCCGCTGCCGCTGGGCCTGCTCGGACTCTCCCTCGGGGTGTTCACTCCCGCCAACAACACCCTGGTGATGCGCGCGATCCCGCCGTCCTCGGCGGGCACCGGCGGCGGGATGGTCAACATGGGCCGGGGCGTCGGCACCGCCCTCGGCGTGGCCGCGGTCACGCTGACCCTGCACCTGGTCCCCGGCCCGGACGGCACCCGCGCCGCTGTGCTGGTGCTGCTGGGCTTCGCGCTGGCCGCGCTCGCGCCCTGCGTCAGACTGCGGGTCCGACCTCGACGAGACCGAGGGCCCGGTCCCGGGCCATCTCGACTTCCCGCCGCGCGAAGCGGGCCCACATGA
- a CDS encoding SigE family RNA polymerase sigma factor, which produces MTAPFPNVRRTVEQVVESAVDRAGQAAAAVAAEGTSVDQLTETYQAHYRSLLGLAAMLLDDTASCEDVVQEAFIRVHAARRRVRDPEKTLAYLRQTVVNLSRSTLRRRIMGLRLLPKPMPDMASAEEGAYDALERDQLRKALRGLQRRQREVLVLRYLADMTEAQVADSLGISIGSVKAYGSRGLAALRIAMESTS; this is translated from the coding sequence ATGACCGCGCCCTTTCCCAATGTCCGCCGCACGGTCGAGCAGGTGGTCGAGAGCGCCGTCGACCGGGCCGGGCAGGCCGCCGCGGCCGTGGCCGCCGAGGGCACCAGCGTCGACCAGCTCACCGAGACCTACCAGGCCCACTACCGTTCGCTGCTGGGTCTGGCCGCGATGCTGCTGGACGACACCGCCTCCTGCGAGGACGTGGTCCAGGAGGCGTTCATCCGGGTCCACGCGGCCCGCCGCAGGGTGCGCGACCCGGAGAAGACCCTGGCCTACCTGCGGCAGACCGTGGTCAACCTGTCCAGGTCCACGCTGCGCCGCCGGATCATGGGGCTGCGGCTGCTGCCGAAGCCCATGCCGGACATGGCCAGCGCGGAGGAGGGGGCCTACGACGCCCTTGAGCGCGACCAGTTGCGGAAGGCGCTGCGGGGGCTGCAGCGACGGCAGCGGGAGGTGCTGGTGCTGCGCTACCTGGCCGATATGACGGAGGCTCAGGTCGCGGACAGCCTCGGCATCTCGATCGGATCAGTGAAGGCGTACGGTTCGCGGGGCCTGGCGGCGCTGCGGATCGCGATGGAGAGCACGTCATGA
- the recR gene encoding recombination mediator RecR, protein MYEGVVQDLIDELGRLPGVGPKSAQRIAFHILQSDPVDVRRLAHALNEVKEKVRFCAVCGNVSESERCRVCLDPRRDPTVICVVEEPKDVVAVERTREFRGRYHVLGGAISPIEGVGPDDLRIRELMTRLADGVVTELILATDPNLEGEATATYLARLLKPMGLRVTRLASGLPVGGDLEYADEVTLGRAFEGRRLLDV, encoded by the coding sequence GTGTACGAAGGCGTGGTCCAGGACCTCATCGACGAGTTGGGCAGGCTGCCCGGCGTCGGTCCCAAGAGCGCGCAGCGGATCGCCTTCCACATCCTGCAGTCCGACCCGGTGGACGTGCGCCGGCTCGCGCACGCCCTCAACGAGGTCAAGGAGAAGGTCCGCTTCTGTGCGGTCTGCGGCAATGTCTCCGAGTCGGAGCGCTGCCGGGTCTGCCTGGACCCGCGCCGGGACCCGACCGTGATCTGCGTCGTCGAGGAGCCCAAGGACGTGGTCGCGGTGGAGCGGACCCGCGAGTTCCGCGGCCGGTACCACGTGCTCGGCGGGGCGATCAGCCCGATCGAGGGCGTCGGCCCGGACGACCTGCGGATCAGGGAGCTGATGACCCGTCTCGCCGACGGCGTCGTCACCGAGCTGATCCTGGCCACCGACCCCAACCTGGAGGGGGAGGCGACCGCGACGTACCTGGCCCGGCTGCTCAAGCCGATGGGCCTGCGAGTGACCCGCCTGGCCAGTGGCCTGCCGGTCGGGGGAGACCTGGAGTACGCCGACGAGGTCACCCTCGGACGGGCCTTTGAAGGGAGACGACTTCTCGATGTCTGA
- a CDS encoding L,D-transpeptidase family protein yields MSAVPGRHARPRTPFRHRTAAATAATSLGGLTAALLGGTAAQAATATTTETPVSSYTVVSGDTLSGVAVKEHVPGGWSALAKDNVISSPYVIRPGEKLALPKGSYVLTPVTSQASPFPVAVTVGSATEVITVKASGSYATVTAWQKSGTTWKAVYTTKSARIGAKGITNGATRVQNTNTTPTGTYSITQGFGVGANPGTAMPYHQVTAHDWWVEDPTSSYYNQMRADTQGGFHLTQSGADGSEHLIEYPTQYHNALVINFNMNPAVKGRGAGIFLHDLGPQAGPTGGCVAVPATVMTQIIKWVKPTAHPVIAIG; encoded by the coding sequence ATGTCCGCAGTGCCCGGCCGCCATGCTCGTCCCCGCACGCCCTTCCGGCACCGAACCGCCGCAGCCACCGCGGCCACCTCGCTGGGCGGCCTCACCGCCGCACTGCTCGGCGGCACTGCCGCGCAGGCGGCCACGGCGACCACCACCGAGACCCCGGTGAGCAGCTACACCGTGGTCTCCGGCGACACCCTGTCCGGCGTCGCCGTCAAGGAGCACGTGCCCGGGGGCTGGAGCGCGCTGGCGAAGGACAACGTGATCAGCTCGCCGTACGTGATCCGCCCCGGAGAGAAGCTGGCGCTGCCCAAGGGCTCGTACGTGCTCACCCCGGTCACGTCCCAGGCCTCGCCGTTCCCGGTCGCGGTGACGGTCGGCAGCGCCACCGAGGTGATCACGGTCAAGGCCAGCGGCTCCTATGCGACCGTGACCGCCTGGCAGAAGAGCGGCACCACCTGGAAGGCCGTCTACACCACCAAGAGCGCACGGATCGGCGCCAAGGGCATCACCAACGGCGCCACCCGCGTCCAGAACACCAACACCACCCCGACCGGGACCTACTCCATCACCCAGGGCTTCGGCGTCGGAGCCAACCCCGGCACCGCCATGCCCTACCACCAGGTCACCGCCCACGACTGGTGGGTCGAGGACCCGACCTCGTCCTACTACAACCAGATGCGCGCCGACACCCAGGGCGGCTTCCACCTCACCCAGTCCGGCGCGGACGGCAGCGAGCACCTGATCGAGTACCCCACCCAGTACCACAACGCCCTGGTCATCAACTTCAACATGAACCCCGCCGTCAAGGGCCGCGGCGCCGGCATCTTCCTCCACGACCTCGGCCCCCAAGCCGGCCCCACCGGCGGCTGCGTCGCCGTCCCCGCCACCGTCATGACCCAGATCATCAAGTGGGTCAAGCCGACAGCCCACCCGGTCATCGCGATCGGCTGA
- a CDS encoding DNA polymerase III subunit gamma and tau — MSLALYRRYRPETFAEVIGQEHVTGPLQQALRNNRVNHAYLFSGPRGCGKTTSARILARCLNCEQGPTPTPCGVCQSCTDLARGGPGSIDVIEIDAASHGGVDDTRDLREKAFFAPASSRYKIYIIDEAHMVSTAGFNALLKVVEEPPEHLKFIFATTEPEKVIGTIRSRTHHYPFRLVPPGTLRDYLAEVCGREDIRVEDTVYPLVVRAGAGSVRDSMSVMDQLLAGAADQGVTYAMATALLGYTDAGLLDEVVDAFAAQDGATVFGIVDRVIEGGHDPRRFVADLLERLRDLVILSAVPDAGEKGIIDAPADRIALMEQQAAKFGAAELSRAADIVNTGLTEMRGATSPRLQLELICARVMLPGAYDDERSTQARLDRLERRGAFGGGHEVAAPPVTASAPVPVLEAAPVRHQPVQQVPAEAPPAAAAPAQPPAAAPAQGGAPRGAWPVPRSFPGTASGGAPGADSGPPAPAAAPAPAAQPAPTPPAAQQPPAQPPAPQQRGGAGQVRQMWPQILDAVKGRRRVTWMLVQQAQVAGFDGSTLQLSFEHAGTRDGFVNGGHDEILRQAISDSFGMAWRIDCIIDPSVGRGPGPGSGGGQSAQQSQPMQQAAQQQQQPPQQQYQAPPAQQFTPPPTQSAPPVPQPAAPAQPSPAPPPAAPVPDPVPLSPDDETIPEEEAGYGQGMVSGPELIMRELGATVIQEIDHDR; from the coding sequence GTGTCGCTCGCTCTCTATCGCCGCTATCGCCCCGAGACCTTCGCCGAGGTCATCGGTCAGGAGCACGTCACCGGTCCGCTCCAGCAGGCGCTGCGCAACAACCGGGTCAATCACGCGTACCTGTTCAGCGGTCCTCGCGGCTGCGGCAAGACGACCAGTGCGCGCATCCTCGCGCGCTGTCTCAACTGTGAGCAGGGGCCGACGCCCACCCCTTGCGGGGTGTGCCAGTCATGCACCGACCTGGCCCGCGGCGGTCCCGGGTCGATCGACGTCATCGAGATCGACGCCGCCTCGCACGGTGGTGTCGACGACACCCGTGACCTGCGGGAGAAGGCGTTCTTCGCCCCCGCGTCCAGCCGCTACAAGATCTACATCATCGACGAGGCCCACATGGTCTCGACGGCCGGCTTCAACGCGCTGCTGAAGGTGGTGGAGGAGCCGCCGGAGCACCTCAAGTTCATCTTCGCCACCACCGAGCCCGAGAAGGTCATCGGGACGATCCGCTCGCGGACCCACCACTACCCCTTCCGGCTGGTTCCGCCCGGGACCCTGCGCGACTACCTGGCCGAGGTCTGCGGCCGGGAGGACATCCGGGTCGAGGACACCGTCTACCCGCTGGTCGTCCGCGCCGGCGCCGGCTCGGTCCGCGACTCGATGTCGGTGATGGACCAACTGCTGGCCGGCGCCGCCGACCAGGGTGTGACCTACGCCATGGCGACGGCGCTGCTCGGCTACACCGACGCCGGGCTGCTGGACGAGGTCGTGGACGCCTTCGCCGCGCAGGACGGCGCGACGGTCTTCGGCATCGTGGACCGGGTCATCGAGGGAGGTCACGATCCGCGCCGCTTCGTCGCCGACCTGCTGGAGCGGCTGCGCGACCTGGTGATCCTCTCCGCCGTGCCGGACGCGGGGGAGAAGGGCATCATCGACGCGCCCGCCGACCGGATCGCGTTGATGGAACAGCAGGCGGCGAAGTTCGGCGCCGCAGAACTCAGCCGTGCCGCCGACATCGTGAACACCGGCCTGACCGAGATGCGGGGAGCCACCTCGCCCCGGCTGCAGCTCGAACTGATCTGTGCCCGGGTGATGCTGCCCGGCGCCTACGACGACGAGCGGTCGACCCAGGCTCGGTTGGACCGGCTGGAGCGGCGGGGGGCGTTCGGCGGTGGACATGAGGTGGCCGCACCGCCGGTGACGGCGTCCGCGCCGGTACCGGTGCTGGAGGCGGCCCCGGTACGGCATCAGCCCGTGCAGCAGGTGCCTGCGGAGGCACCACCGGCCGCTGCTGCCCCTGCTCAGCCGCCCGCGGCGGCGCCGGCGCAGGGCGGTGCGCCTCGCGGGGCCTGGCCGGTGCCGCGCAGCTTCCCTGGGACAGCATCCGGGGGTGCGCCTGGCGCGGATTCCGGTCCCCCGGCGCCGGCAGCTGCTCCCGCGCCAGCCGCCCAGCCCGCGCCGACTCCCCCAGCTGCCCAGCAGCCGCCGGCCCAGCCGCCGGCACCGCAGCAGCGGGGCGGTGCCGGGCAGGTCCGGCAGATGTGGCCGCAGATCCTGGACGCCGTGAAGGGCCGTCGCCGGGTCACCTGGATGCTGGTCCAGCAGGCGCAGGTGGCCGGTTTTGACGGCAGCACCCTCCAACTCTCGTTCGAGCACGCCGGTACCCGCGACGGGTTCGTCAACGGCGGGCATGACGAGATCCTGCGGCAGGCGATCTCGGACTCCTTTGGGATGGCCTGGCGGATCGACTGCATCATCGATCCGTCGGTGGGGCGCGGCCCGGGGCCCGGCTCGGGCGGCGGGCAGTCGGCACAGCAGTCGCAGCCGATGCAGCAGGCCGCGCAACAGCAACAGCAGCCGCCGCAGCAGCAGTACCAGGCGCCGCCGGCCCAGCAGTTCACGCCGCCGCCGACGCAGTCCGCCCCCCCGGTTCCGCAGCCCGCGGCGCCTGCGCAGCCGTCGCCCGCACCGCCGCCCGCGGCGCCCGTGCCGGATCCGGTCCCGCTCTCACCGGACGACGAGACGATCCCCGAGGAGGAGGCCGGTTACGGCCAGGGCATGGTCTCGGGCCCGGAGTTGATCATGAGGGAACTGGGCGCGACCGTCATTCAGGAGATCGACCACGACCGGTGA
- a CDS encoding YbaB/EbfC family nucleoid-associated protein, which produces MFPGGGQPDMQALLQQAQQMQQQLARTQAELAEATVQGTAGGGLVQATVSGTGELKALVIDPKAVDPDDTETLADLVLAAVRDANAAAQKLAAERLGPLAQGLGGAGIPGLPF; this is translated from the coding sequence ATGTTCCCCGGTGGTGGACAGCCCGACATGCAGGCCCTGCTCCAGCAGGCCCAGCAGATGCAGCAGCAGCTTGCCCGGACCCAGGCCGAGCTGGCCGAGGCGACGGTGCAGGGTACGGCGGGTGGCGGCCTGGTGCAGGCCACCGTCAGCGGTACCGGTGAACTGAAGGCCCTGGTCATTGACCCCAAGGCGGTGGACCCCGACGACACCGAGACCCTCGCCGACCTGGTCCTCGCGGCCGTACGGGACGCCAACGCCGCCGCGCAGAAGCTCGCGGCCGAGCGGCTCGGCCCGCTGGCGCAGGGTCTCGGCGGCGCTGGGATCCCCGGCCTGCCGTTCTGA
- a CDS encoding SURF1 family protein — protein sequence MYRFLLTPRWLGINVFALLAIPVCIWLGVWQLSRFEQRTHAGEHRTAAALAAADRSVPLAPLLQGADRETVIASDVGREITFTGTYDTAHQLLVPQRTVDGRSGYYVLTPLRPEGGGLAVPVVRGWTASPASVAAAPAGLVELRGRLQTSEDASSPEVISSGNLPTGQVGMISPSTLVNLLPYSVYDGWIALDAGKGGNGGADGTDGLTAVPTYQPSGGNGLTLQAFQNLGYTCQWFVFAGFVVFMWARFARREVEMARDRALGLVEVGPAV from the coding sequence GTGTACCGGTTCCTCCTGACCCCCCGCTGGCTCGGCATCAATGTGTTCGCCCTGCTGGCCATCCCGGTGTGCATCTGGCTCGGCGTCTGGCAGCTGAGCCGTTTCGAGCAGCGCACCCATGCGGGCGAGCACCGCACCGCCGCCGCGCTCGCCGCGGCGGATCGGTCCGTGCCGCTGGCCCCGCTGCTCCAGGGCGCGGACCGGGAGACCGTGATCGCCAGCGACGTGGGCCGCGAGATCACCTTCACCGGGACCTATGACACCGCGCACCAACTGCTGGTGCCGCAGCGCACGGTCGACGGTCGGAGCGGCTACTACGTGCTCACGCCGCTGCGTCCGGAGGGCGGGGGCCTCGCCGTCCCGGTCGTCCGGGGCTGGACCGCGAGCCCCGCCTCCGTCGCGGCCGCGCCCGCCGGGCTGGTGGAACTGCGCGGACGGCTCCAGACCTCGGAGGACGCGAGCTCGCCCGAGGTCATCAGCAGCGGCAACCTGCCGACCGGGCAGGTGGGCATGATCAGCCCGTCCACCCTGGTCAACCTGCTGCCCTACTCGGTCTACGACGGCTGGATCGCCCTGGACGCGGGCAAGGGCGGCAACGGCGGCGCGGACGGTACGGACGGGCTCACGGCGGTGCCGACGTACCAGCCCTCCGGCGGCAACGGGCTGACCCTGCAGGCGTTCCAGAACCTCGGCTACACCTGCCAGTGGTTCGTCTTCGCCGGGTTCGTCGTCTTCATGTGGGCCCGCTTCGCGCGGCGGGAAGTCGAGATGGCCCGGGACCGGGCCCTCGGTCTCGTCGAGGTCGGACCCGCAGTCTGA
- a CDS encoding aspartate kinase: MGLVVQKYGGSSVADAEGIKRVARRIVDTKKAGHEVVVVVSAMGDTTDELIDLAEQVSPFPAGRELDMLLTSGERISMALLAMAIKSLGHEAQSFTGSQAGVITDSVHNKARIIDVTPGRIRTALDGGNIAIVAGFQGVSLDSKDITTLGRGGSDTTAVALAAALNAEVCEIYTDVDGVFTADPRVVRKARKIDEIGYEDMLELASSGSKVLLARCVEYARRYNMPIHVRSSFSGHVGTWVRNQPTEGGEMEHAIISGVAHDTSEAKVTVVGVPDKPGEAARIFRAIADAEINIDMVVQNVSAASTGLTDISFTAPKTEGRKAIEALERVQEGIGFESLRYDDQIGKISLVGAGMRSNPGVTATFFEALSAASVNIELISTSEIRISVVTRADDVNEAVRAVHTAFGLDSESDEAVVYGGTGR, from the coding sequence GTGGGCCTTGTCGTGCAGAAGTACGGCGGCTCCTCCGTCGCTGATGCCGAGGGCATCAAGCGCGTCGCCAGGCGGATCGTCGACACCAAGAAGGCCGGCCATGAGGTCGTCGTCGTGGTGTCCGCGATGGGTGACACGACGGACGAGCTCATCGATCTCGCGGAGCAGGTGTCGCCCTTCCCTGCGGGCCGCGAGCTCGACATGCTGCTGACCTCCGGAGAGCGCATCTCCATGGCCCTGCTGGCGATGGCGATCAAATCCCTGGGCCACGAGGCCCAGTCGTTCACCGGAAGCCAGGCCGGGGTCATCACCGACTCCGTCCACAACAAGGCGCGCATCATCGATGTGACGCCGGGCCGGATCCGGACCGCCCTGGACGGCGGCAACATCGCGATCGTGGCCGGCTTCCAGGGGGTGTCCCTGGACAGCAAGGACATCACCACGCTGGGCCGCGGCGGTTCCGACACCACGGCCGTCGCCCTCGCGGCCGCGCTGAACGCCGAGGTCTGCGAGATCTACACCGACGTGGACGGCGTCTTCACCGCCGACCCGCGGGTGGTCCGGAAGGCCCGCAAGATCGACGAGATCGGCTACGAGGACATGCTGGAGCTGGCCTCGTCCGGCTCCAAGGTGCTGCTCGCCCGTTGCGTCGAGTACGCCCGCCGGTACAACATGCCCATCCACGTGCGGTCGTCCTTCTCGGGGCATGTCGGCACGTGGGTCCGTAACCAGCCCACAGAAGGGGGCGAAATGGAGCACGCCATCATCTCCGGGGTCGCCCACGACACGTCGGAGGCCAAGGTCACCGTCGTCGGCGTGCCCGACAAGCCGGGCGAGGCGGCGCGGATCTTCCGTGCCATCGCCGATGCCGAGATCAACATCGACATGGTGGTGCAGAACGTCTCCGCCGCCTCCACCGGGCTGACCGACATCTCCTTCACCGCGCCCAAGACCGAGGGCCGCAAGGCCATCGAGGCGCTGGAGCGGGTGCAGGAGGGCATCGGCTTCGAGTCGCTCCGCTACGACGACCAGATCGGCAAGATCTCGCTGGTCGGCGCCGGGATGCGGTCCAACCCCGGGGTCACCGCGACCTTCTTCGAGGCGCTGTCCGCGGCGAGCGTCAACATCGAGCTGATCTCCACCTCGGAGATCCGCATCTCGGTGGTGACCCGCGCCGACGACGTCAACGAGGCGGTCCGCGCCGTCCACACGGCCTTCGGCCTGGACAGCGAGAGCGACGAGGCGGTCGTCTACGGCGGCACCGGCCGCTGA